A section of the Amycolatopsis sp. AA4 genome encodes:
- a CDS encoding N-acetyltransferase yields the protein MTDLAALPLADAQLSEAQPSDAAELLVLQRCCWVPQAIVNDTFDVPALHEDLDTVRGWIETTRGWTVRTGGRLVAAVRAHLEEDRWEIGRLMVAPDLAGRGVGRWLLSYAEQQAPPEATSLVLYTGAGSERNLTMYRRAGYRIAEPPANTLGKHIRRAIRLTKSA from the coding sequence GTGACCGACCTCGCCGCCCTGCCGCTCGCCGATGCCCAGCTGTCCGAAGCCCAGCCCTCCGACGCCGCCGAACTCCTTGTGCTGCAACGATGCTGCTGGGTCCCGCAGGCGATCGTCAACGACACCTTCGACGTCCCCGCCCTGCACGAGGACCTGGATACCGTGCGCGGCTGGATCGAGACCACGCGCGGGTGGACCGTCCGGACCGGCGGCCGTCTCGTCGCGGCCGTGCGCGCCCATCTTGAGGAGGACCGCTGGGAGATCGGCCGGTTGATGGTGGCCCCGGACCTCGCCGGACGGGGCGTCGGCCGCTGGCTGCTGAGCTATGCCGAGCAGCAGGCTCCTCCGGAGGCGACCAGCCTGGTGCTCTACACCGGGGCGGGCAGCGAGCGGAACCTGACGATGTACCGCCGTGCCGGGTACCGGATCGCGGAACCTCCCGCGAATACGCTCGGGAAGCACATCCGCAGGGCGATCCGCCTGACGAAGAGCGCCTAG
- a CDS encoding LLM class flavin-dependent oxidoreductase → MTAHLHLGVFYPGVGPQFLWDDPSNAAHTEIETYVSVARTMERGLFDAFFLGEGLRVRENRGRVHALDVAGRPDAITQLSALAGATTKIGLVATQNTTYNYPADLARRLASLDCLSGGRAGWNIVTTDNAWTGENFRHGGWLAHERRYERATQFVEAAKALWAGPFETDTDLVRLRAEPTVPPRRPVLFQAGDSPGGRELAARHADVVFSANTAYDKAAAYAADLRARLARHGRPADAVRILPGASVVLGDTPAEAAERAEDIRRRQINPQRAIAFLEQYWGQDLSAYDPHGPLPDIEPVEGELDPSRGTISIEHRTGKLERIRQWRDLAEAKNLSIHELVLEVEPRHHSFVGTPGQVADEWARYVADRVVDGFNLSPHLVPGSIDEVVDRLVPELQERGVYRTEYTGSTLREHLELP, encoded by the coding sequence ATGACCGCGCACTTGCACCTCGGGGTCTTCTACCCCGGCGTCGGACCGCAGTTCCTGTGGGACGACCCGTCGAACGCGGCGCACACCGAGATCGAGACGTACGTGTCGGTCGCGCGCACGATGGAACGCGGGCTCTTCGACGCGTTCTTCCTCGGCGAGGGCTTGCGGGTCCGGGAAAACCGCGGCCGCGTGCACGCGCTCGACGTCGCCGGTCGCCCCGACGCGATCACGCAGCTCAGCGCACTTGCCGGGGCCACTACGAAAATCGGGCTCGTCGCCACGCAGAACACCACCTACAACTACCCCGCCGACCTGGCGCGCCGCCTGGCCTCGCTCGACTGCCTTTCCGGCGGACGGGCCGGGTGGAACATCGTGACCACCGACAACGCGTGGACCGGAGAGAACTTCCGGCACGGCGGCTGGCTGGCCCACGAGCGGCGCTACGAACGCGCGACCCAATTCGTCGAGGCCGCGAAAGCGTTGTGGGCCGGGCCGTTCGAGACGGACACCGACCTGGTGCGGCTGCGCGCCGAACCGACCGTCCCGCCGCGCCGCCCGGTTTTGTTCCAGGCCGGCGACTCCCCCGGCGGCCGGGAACTGGCCGCGCGACACGCCGACGTGGTCTTCTCCGCGAACACCGCCTACGACAAAGCCGCCGCCTACGCAGCCGACCTGCGAGCCCGGTTGGCACGCCACGGCAGGCCCGCTGACGCGGTACGCATCCTGCCTGGCGCGTCAGTCGTCCTCGGTGATACGCCAGCCGAGGCCGCTGAACGCGCGGAGGACATCCGGCGGCGCCAGATCAACCCGCAGCGGGCCATCGCGTTCCTCGAACAGTATTGGGGCCAGGACCTGTCGGCCTACGACCCGCACGGCCCGCTGCCGGACATCGAACCGGTCGAAGGGGAACTGGACCCGTCGCGCGGGACGATCTCGATCGAGCACCGCACGGGCAAGCTCGAGCGCATCCGGCAGTGGCGCGATCTCGCGGAGGCGAAGAACCTCTCGATCCACGAGCTGGTGCTGGAAGTGGAACCGCGGCACCACTCGTTCGTCGGAACGCCCGGGCAGGTCGCCGACGAATGGGCCCGCTACGTCGCCGACCGGGTGGTGGACGGGTTCAACCTCAGCCCGCACCTGGTGCCGGGCTCGATCGACGAGGTGGTCGACCGGCTGGTCCCGGAGCTGCAGGAGCGCGGGGTGTACCGCACGGAGTACACCGGGTCGACGCTGCGCGAGCATCTGGAGTTGCCGTGA
- the pntB gene encoding Re/Si-specific NAD(P)(+) transhydrogenase subunit beta has translation MTVHTASQAAYIVAGLLFILALAGLSRHETARVGNYFGIAGMVVALIATIAQAVTGDITGTSIALMVVAMVIGAGIGLRRAAVVEMTGMPELIALLHSFVGLAAVLVGWNGYLQVECDPTGTEARHLEALGTLGIHHAEVFIGVFIGAVTFTGSIVANLKLSAKMKSAPLMLPGKNILNLGALVLFVAFTAWFVISPALWLLLVVTVLALALGWHLVASIGGGDMPVVVSMLNSYSGWAAAASGFLLENDLLIITGALVGSSGAYLSYIMCKAMNRSFISVIAGGFGIEAGPSGDKDYGEHREITAEGAAELLTGASKVIITPGYGMAVAQAQYGVAELTRKLRDKGIEVRFGIHPVAGRLPGHMNVLLAEAKVPYDIVLELDEINDDFADTDVVLVIGANDTVNPAAAEDPGSPIAGMPVLTVWEAENVIVFKRSMASGYAGVQNPLFFRENSAMLFGDAKDRVNDILSAL, from the coding sequence ATGACTGTGCACACTGCGAGCCAGGCCGCCTACATCGTGGCCGGGCTGTTGTTCATTCTCGCCCTCGCCGGATTGTCCCGGCACGAAACCGCGCGGGTCGGGAACTATTTCGGCATCGCCGGGATGGTCGTCGCGCTGATCGCGACCATCGCCCAAGCGGTCACCGGGGACATCACCGGGACCTCGATCGCGTTGATGGTCGTCGCGATGGTGATCGGCGCCGGGATCGGGCTGCGGCGGGCGGCGGTGGTCGAGATGACCGGCATGCCCGAGCTGATCGCCCTGCTCCACTCGTTCGTCGGTCTCGCCGCCGTCCTGGTGGGCTGGAACGGGTATCTCCAGGTGGAATGCGACCCGACCGGAACCGAAGCGCGCCACTTGGAAGCGTTGGGGACGTTGGGGATTCACCACGCCGAGGTGTTCATCGGGGTGTTCATCGGGGCGGTGACGTTCACCGGGTCGATCGTGGCGAACCTGAAACTGTCGGCGAAGATGAAGTCCGCACCGCTGATGCTGCCCGGCAAGAACATCCTCAACCTCGGCGCCCTCGTCCTGTTCGTCGCGTTCACCGCCTGGTTCGTGATCAGCCCGGCGCTGTGGCTGCTGCTCGTCGTCACGGTCCTCGCTTTGGCGTTGGGGTGGCATCTGGTGGCCTCGATCGGCGGCGGGGACATGCCGGTGGTCGTGTCGATGCTCAACAGCTATTCCGGGTGGGCCGCGGCGGCGTCGGGGTTCCTGCTGGAGAACGACCTGCTGATCATCACCGGCGCCCTCGTCGGGTCCTCCGGTGCGTATCTGTCCTACATCATGTGCAAGGCGATGAACCGGTCGTTCATCTCCGTCATCGCGGGCGGTTTCGGCATCGAAGCCGGGCCCAGTGGCGACAAGGATTACGGGGAGCACCGGGAAATCACCGCCGAGGGCGCTGCGGAACTGCTCACCGGAGCCTCCAAAGTGATCATCACCCCGGGCTACGGAATGGCCGTCGCGCAAGCCCAGTACGGGGTCGCGGAGCTGACCCGGAAACTGCGCGACAAGGGCATCGAGGTCCGGTTCGGCATCCATCCCGTCGCCGGACGACTGCCCGGCCACATGAACGTCCTCCTCGCCGAGGCCAAGGTCCCGTACGACATCGTGCTGGAACTGGACGAGATCAACGACGACTTCGCCGACACCGACGTCGTCCTCGTCATCGGCGCGAACGACACCGTCAACCCCGCCGCTGCCGAGGACCCCGGCAGTCCGATCGCGGGCATGCCGGTGCTGACCGTCTGGGAAGCCGAGAACGTGATCGTGTTCAAACGCTCCATGGCCTCCGGCTATGCGGGCGTGCAGAACCCGCTGTTCTTCCGAGAGAACTCGGCGATGCTCTTCGGCGACGCCAAGGACCGCGTCAACGACATCCTCTCCGCGCTGTGA
- a CDS encoding IclR family transcriptional regulator C-terminal domain-containing protein, producing MILAGSSVALTAGLGLRRRLHSTALGKVLLAWRRRARTTCAPNWTASADRVRAE from the coding sequence GTGATCCTGGCCGGCTCGAGCGTCGCCCTGACCGCCGGGCTGGGCCTGCGCCGCCGGCTGCACTCGACGGCGCTGGGCAAGGTCCTGCTCGCGTGGCGCCGCCGGGCGAGGACGACCTGCGCGCCGAACTGGACCGCGTCCGCGGACCGCGTCCGCGCTGAATGA
- a CDS encoding NADP-dependent oxidoreductase translates to MKALQITSFGTEAGLTDVPAPSPGPGQVVVDVTAAALNPLDLKIASGAMNDFFPVSLPYVLGTDFSGRIATAGPGWQIGDPVIGRLDPSAGGAFAEQLVIDAAQLAPAPARSSLEIAAGLPTAAATAWQALVEVANVHSGQTVLVHAAAGGVGSFAVQIARRLGARVVATASGSGVAVAEKLGADEVLDYRQVAFDSQLRGIDVVLDTVGGEVTTRSQQVLKPGGRLVTTPAPAEEAEFVFHASDAARLAKVADLDLEVLVDRTCPLADGAQALAYLAEGHARGKVLLSVA, encoded by the coding sequence GTGAAAGCACTGCAGATCACCTCCTTCGGCACCGAAGCCGGTCTCACCGACGTCCCCGCGCCGAGCCCGGGACCGGGCCAGGTCGTAGTCGACGTCACAGCCGCTGCGCTCAACCCGCTCGACCTGAAGATCGCCTCCGGCGCGATGAACGACTTCTTCCCCGTCTCCCTCCCCTACGTCCTGGGCACCGACTTCTCCGGCAGGATCGCGACGGCAGGCCCGGGCTGGCAGATCGGCGACCCGGTCATCGGCCGCCTCGATCCCAGCGCGGGCGGCGCCTTCGCCGAGCAGCTCGTGATCGACGCCGCGCAGCTGGCTCCCGCACCGGCGCGGAGCAGCCTGGAAATCGCCGCGGGCCTCCCGACCGCCGCCGCGACCGCGTGGCAGGCACTGGTCGAAGTCGCGAATGTCCACTCTGGACAGACAGTGCTCGTGCACGCAGCCGCCGGGGGCGTCGGCAGTTTCGCGGTCCAGATCGCCCGGCGACTCGGTGCGCGGGTCGTCGCGACCGCGTCCGGATCGGGCGTCGCCGTCGCGGAGAAGCTCGGTGCCGACGAGGTCCTCGACTACCGGCAGGTCGCCTTCGACAGCCAGCTCCGCGGTATCGACGTCGTGCTCGACACTGTCGGCGGCGAAGTCACGACCCGGTCCCAGCAGGTGCTCAAGCCGGGCGGGCGGCTCGTGACCACTCCCGCCCCGGCCGAAGAGGCCGAGTTCGTGTTCCACGCCTCCGACGCGGCCCGGCTGGCCAAGGTCGCGGACCTGGACCTCGAAGTGCTCGTCGACCGCACCTGCCCGCTGGCCGACGGCGCCCAGGCGCTCGCCTACCTCGCCGAAGGCCACGCGCGGGGCAAAGTCCTGCTCAGCGTCGCCTGA
- a CDS encoding NADPH:quinone oxidoreductase family protein — translation MKAVHIKDLEGPSTVSVVEAESPARTADQVLIDVHAAGVAFPDLLQTRGLYQVKPELPFIPGAEVAGVVAEAPEGAAVKAGDRVAALPFLGGFAERVACAADAVFPIPDGLGFDQAAAIPFNYLTAHFALCRRGRMAAGETVLVHGAAGGVGTAVIQVAKAFGAGKVLGVVSTPEKGEAAVAAGADEYVLADGFKDAVKASTGGRGVDVIADVVGGDRFTDSLRCLAADGRMLVIGFTGGSIPEVKVNRLLLNNLDVVGVGWGAYALPRPGYLQGQWAELLPKLAEGAIVPPLGGSYALAEVRDALEAIENRKAMGKLILSVRP, via the coding sequence ATGAAAGCCGTACACATCAAGGATCTCGAAGGCCCGTCGACCGTGTCCGTGGTCGAGGCGGAGTCGCCCGCCCGGACGGCCGATCAGGTGCTGATCGACGTGCACGCGGCCGGGGTGGCGTTCCCGGATCTGCTGCAGACGCGCGGGCTGTACCAGGTGAAACCGGAGCTGCCGTTCATCCCGGGCGCGGAGGTCGCCGGGGTCGTGGCGGAGGCTCCGGAGGGCGCGGCGGTCAAGGCGGGGGACCGGGTCGCGGCGCTGCCGTTCCTGGGCGGGTTCGCCGAGCGGGTCGCGTGCGCGGCGGACGCGGTGTTCCCGATCCCGGACGGCCTCGGCTTCGACCAGGCGGCGGCGATTCCGTTCAACTACCTGACCGCGCATTTCGCGCTGTGCCGCCGCGGCCGGATGGCGGCCGGGGAGACGGTGCTGGTGCACGGCGCGGCCGGCGGGGTCGGGACGGCGGTGATCCAGGTCGCGAAGGCGTTCGGGGCGGGCAAGGTGCTCGGGGTGGTGTCGACGCCGGAGAAGGGCGAGGCGGCGGTCGCGGCCGGGGCGGACGAGTACGTGCTGGCGGACGGGTTCAAGGACGCGGTGAAGGCGTCGACCGGAGGCCGCGGCGTCGACGTGATCGCGGACGTCGTCGGCGGCGACCGGTTCACCGATTCGCTGCGCTGCCTGGCCGCGGACGGCCGGATGCTGGTCATCGGGTTCACCGGCGGGTCGATCCCGGAGGTGAAGGTGAACCGGTTGCTGCTGAACAACTTGGACGTCGTGGGCGTCGGGTGGGGCGCGTACGCGCTGCCGCGGCCGGGGTACCTGCAGGGGCAGTGGGCGGAACTGCTGCCGAAGCTGGCCGAGGGCGCGATCGTGCCGCCGCTGGGCGGGAGTTACGCGCTGGCGGAGGTGCGGGACGCGTTGGAGGCCATCGAGAACCGGAAGGCGATGGGGAAGCTCATCCTGTCGGTGCGTCCATAG
- a CDS encoding YeiH family protein: protein MTAALEGRRTVPAVVRYLPGLLLLAAVGIVGTLAQNGIRSLGHATGTALPDIEYVLWAIVLGLVIRNTIGIPALFRPGVGTYEFWLKTGIVLLGARFVLGDLAKLGGFSLGLILVDMAVATTVILLVGKAFGLGGKLSSLLAIGTSICGVSAIIAGRGSIDADDEDSGYAIAAILALGAVALFTFPAIGHALNLTDTEFGLWAGLAVDNTAETTATGAAYSPHAQDVAVAVKSTRNALIGLVVLGYAAYWSTRGGKAVAGGLKGRAGFVWRTFPKFVLGFIAVSALATAHLFAKAQVANLGNLSKWAFLLCFAGVGLNFDLRQMARSGWRPLLVAALGLVVVALCSLGLVLVSSQWFSF, encoded by the coding sequence ATGACCGCCGCGCTGGAGGGCCGCCGCACGGTGCCCGCGGTCGTGAGATATCTGCCGGGGCTTCTGCTGTTGGCAGCAGTCGGCATTGTGGGAACGTTGGCGCAGAACGGCATCCGCAGCCTCGGCCACGCGACCGGGACCGCGCTGCCGGACATCGAGTACGTGCTGTGGGCGATCGTCCTCGGGCTCGTCATCCGCAACACGATCGGCATCCCGGCGCTGTTCCGGCCCGGGGTCGGGACCTACGAGTTCTGGCTGAAGACCGGCATCGTCCTGCTCGGCGCCCGGTTCGTGCTGGGCGACCTCGCCAAGCTCGGCGGGTTCAGCCTGGGCTTGATCCTGGTCGACATGGCCGTGGCGACCACCGTGATCCTCTTGGTGGGCAAGGCTTTCGGCCTCGGCGGCAAACTGTCCTCGCTGCTGGCGATCGGCACCTCGATCTGCGGCGTGTCAGCGATCATCGCCGGGCGCGGGTCCATCGACGCCGACGACGAGGACTCCGGCTACGCCATCGCCGCGATTCTCGCGCTGGGCGCGGTGGCGCTCTTCACCTTCCCGGCGATCGGGCACGCGCTGAACCTGACCGACACCGAATTCGGTCTGTGGGCGGGACTCGCGGTGGACAACACCGCCGAGACGACCGCGACCGGCGCGGCGTACTCCCCGCATGCGCAGGACGTCGCGGTCGCGGTGAAGAGCACGCGGAACGCGTTGATCGGCCTGGTCGTCCTCGGGTACGCGGCGTACTGGTCCACCCGCGGCGGCAAGGCGGTCGCGGGCGGGCTGAAGGGCCGGGCGGGTTTCGTGTGGCGCACCTTCCCCAAGTTCGTGCTGGGCTTCATCGCGGTGTCCGCGCTGGCGACCGCGCACCTGTTCGCCAAGGCGCAGGTCGCCAATCTGGGAAACCTCTCGAAGTGGGCGTTCCTGCTGTGCTTCGCCGGGGTCGGCCTGAACTTCGACCTGCGCCAGATGGCCCGCAGCGGATGGCGGCCGCTGCTCGTGGCCGCGCTCGGCCTGGTGGTGGTCGCGCTGTGCTCGCTGGGACTGGTGCTGGTGTCCTCGCAGTGGTTCAGCTTCTGA
- a CDS encoding LLM class flavin-dependent oxidoreductase, protein MSSSKTLHLAVELDSDGAPPETSPRALADVVADAERAGYTFATFDDAPVPPAGGFRVDATVRAAYSATRTSRLGLAPTSHVLTAEPFHLAAQLASLDHATHGRAAWIVGTAATPEALATVGRAAPDDLRQEVADVVETVRRLWDSWEDDAVIKDLATGRYLNPDKVHHVDFVGDTFSVKGPLITPRPPQGSLVVLAAEEFTEVVRPDIVLTDDLRRSRTADARLVFGELEVRFDSGTPAANGRTRYTGSPAGLIPFLEELDLDGVRLHPGAADLPLLSREVLPELRRRGRHTPPEPGATLRTTLGLPRPQNRFAVSSKGIA, encoded by the coding sequence ATGAGTTCATCGAAAACCTTGCACCTCGCGGTCGAACTCGACAGCGACGGAGCACCTCCGGAAACCAGTCCGCGCGCGCTGGCGGACGTCGTCGCCGACGCCGAGCGCGCCGGGTACACGTTCGCCACCTTCGACGACGCGCCCGTCCCGCCCGCCGGCGGATTCCGGGTCGACGCCACGGTCCGCGCCGCCTATTCCGCCACCCGGACGTCCCGCCTCGGCCTCGCCCCGACGTCGCACGTGCTGACCGCCGAACCGTTCCATCTGGCCGCCCAGCTGGCGAGCCTCGACCACGCGACGCACGGCCGCGCGGCCTGGATCGTCGGCACCGCGGCCACTCCCGAAGCGCTCGCGACAGTCGGCCGCGCCGCGCCCGACGATCTCCGCCAGGAGGTGGCCGACGTCGTCGAAACGGTCCGGCGGCTGTGGGACTCGTGGGAGGACGACGCGGTCATCAAAGACCTCGCCACTGGCCGCTACCTGAATCCGGACAAGGTCCACCACGTGGACTTCGTCGGGGACACCTTCTCCGTGAAAGGCCCGCTGATCACGCCGCGACCGCCGCAGGGCAGCCTCGTCGTCCTGGCCGCGGAGGAGTTCACCGAGGTCGTCCGCCCGGACATCGTCCTCACCGACGACCTCCGGCGCTCCCGCACGGCCGACGCTCGCCTGGTCTTCGGCGAACTGGAGGTCCGCTTCGACTCCGGCACGCCAGCAGCGAACGGCCGCACCCGCTACACCGGTTCGCCCGCCGGTCTGATCCCGTTCCTGGAGGAACTCGACCTCGACGGCGTGCGCCTGCACCCCGGCGCGGCGGACTTGCCGTTGCTGAGCCGAGAAGTACTCCCGGAACTGCGCCGACGAGGCCGGCACACTCCGCCGGAACCGGGCGCGACGCTCCGCACGACGCTGGGGCTTCCGCGTCCGCAGAACCGATTCGCCGTGTCGTCGAAGGGAATCGCATGA
- a CDS encoding helix-turn-helix domain-containing protein has product MDLRELGGYLKSRRDRINPADVGLTAGPRRRVAGLRRDEIATLARASVDYYVQLEQGRGAQPSEQMLAALARALRLSSDERDHLYHLAGRPLPPASSGHAHVQPALLNLLEQLSATPAQVMTDLSVPLVQNRLAEALLGPATPGEGVQASFVYQWFTDPAARERYHPDEHGHQSRVFVADLRAALAKRGRDALADELLATLLARSEEFAQLWEQREVAVRRTDRKRLLHPTLGVLELDCMNLLSEDGGQRLLWFTAPPGSDHLKLLAAIGTQNLAPQQSAMDARQDEHLPPVPEVTRRSRTRLPRQSTMDAPTG; this is encoded by the coding sequence ATGGACCTGCGCGAACTAGGCGGCTACCTCAAATCGCGGCGAGACCGGATCAACCCGGCGGACGTCGGCCTGACCGCCGGGCCGCGCCGCCGGGTGGCCGGGCTGCGCCGCGACGAGATCGCCACCCTGGCGCGCGCCTCGGTGGACTACTACGTGCAGCTGGAGCAGGGCCGCGGCGCCCAGCCGTCCGAGCAGATGCTCGCCGCGCTGGCCCGCGCGCTGCGGCTGAGCAGCGACGAACGCGACCACCTCTACCACCTGGCGGGCCGCCCGCTGCCGCCCGCGTCGAGCGGCCACGCGCACGTCCAGCCAGCACTGCTCAACCTCCTCGAACAGCTGTCCGCGACGCCCGCGCAGGTGATGACCGACCTCAGCGTCCCGCTCGTGCAGAACCGGCTCGCCGAGGCGCTGCTCGGCCCCGCGACACCCGGCGAAGGCGTCCAGGCCAGCTTTGTGTATCAGTGGTTCACCGACCCCGCCGCGCGCGAGCGGTACCACCCCGACGAACACGGGCACCAGTCGCGAGTCTTCGTCGCCGACCTGCGCGCCGCACTCGCCAAACGCGGCCGCGACGCCCTGGCCGACGAGCTTCTGGCGACGCTGCTCGCGAGGAGCGAGGAATTCGCGCAGCTCTGGGAACAACGAGAGGTCGCCGTCCGGCGCACCGACCGCAAACGGCTCCTGCACCCGACGCTCGGCGTCCTGGAACTCGACTGCATGAACCTGCTCAGCGAGGATGGCGGCCAGCGCCTCCTGTGGTTCACCGCCCCGCCGGGCAGCGACCACCTGAAACTGCTGGCCGCCATCGGCACCCAGAACCTCGCACCACAGCAGTCCGCTATGGACGCGCGGCAGGATGAGCATCTCCCTCCGGTCCCGGAAGTCACTCGACGTTCTCGAACTCGACTGCCGCGTCAGTCCACTATGGACGCACCGACAGGATGA
- a CDS encoding LLM class flavin-dependent oxidoreductase, translated as MKFLLITLITHTPDPVTGELAAPDARLREVVDNAVLAEELGFDGYGVGERHERPFLSSSPPVVLSHIAARTRRIRLFTAVTTLSLLDPVRAFEDYSMLDNLSGGRLELIIGKGNGSAQRELFDVAPEDQWDRNAEGYELFRKLWQADRVTWSGRFRPPLTAAEVWPRPLQQPIRIWHGSATSRESVELAAKHGDPLFSANVTNPIEPYAELIRHYRQRWAFHGRDPADAVVGAGTAGFHLATRSQDALDAYRPIFEARLALQRELGQEPVFPTLEDFVERSSALIGSPAQVTEKVLRYHEQFGHRVTHLSADRDGRTPREHRAALELFQAEVAPALRRAIPGPPWPPS; from the coding sequence GTGAAGTTCCTGCTCATCACCCTCATCACGCACACCCCCGACCCGGTCACCGGCGAACTCGCCGCCCCCGACGCGCGGCTGCGGGAGGTCGTCGACAACGCCGTGCTCGCCGAGGAGCTGGGCTTCGACGGCTACGGCGTCGGGGAACGGCACGAGCGCCCGTTCCTGTCGTCGTCCCCGCCGGTCGTGCTCAGCCACATCGCCGCCCGCACGCGCCGGATCCGGCTGTTCACCGCGGTCACGACGCTCAGCCTGCTCGACCCGGTGCGCGCGTTCGAGGACTACTCGATGCTGGACAACCTCTCCGGCGGCCGCCTCGAGCTCATCATCGGCAAGGGCAACGGCTCCGCCCAGCGCGAGCTGTTCGACGTCGCCCCCGAGGACCAGTGGGACCGCAACGCCGAGGGCTACGAGCTGTTCCGCAAGCTGTGGCAGGCGGACCGGGTCACGTGGTCCGGCCGGTTCCGTCCGCCGCTCACCGCCGCGGAGGTGTGGCCGCGACCGCTGCAGCAGCCGATCCGGATCTGGCACGGCAGCGCCACCAGCCGCGAATCCGTCGAACTGGCCGCGAAACACGGGGATCCGCTGTTCTCCGCGAACGTCACCAACCCGATCGAACCGTACGCCGAGCTGATCCGGCACTACCGGCAGCGCTGGGCCTTCCACGGCCGCGACCCCGCCGACGCCGTGGTCGGCGCGGGCACGGCCGGATTCCACCTGGCGACCCGCTCGCAGGACGCCCTCGACGCGTACCGCCCGATCTTCGAAGCCCGCCTGGCGCTCCAGCGCGAACTCGGCCAGGAACCGGTTTTCCCGACGCTGGAGGATTTCGTCGAACGCAGCTCCGCGCTGATCGGCAGTCCTGCTCAGGTCACCGAGAAGGTGTTGAGATATCACGAGCAGTTCGGCCACCGCGTGACGCACCTGTCCGCCGACCGCGACGGCCGGACGCCGCGGGAGCATCGCGCTGCTCTGGAACTGTTCCAAGCCGAGGTGGCACCAGCGTTGCGGCGCGCGATACCGGGGCCGCCGTGGCCGCCCAGCTAA